One segment of Neoarius graeffei isolate fNeoGra1 chromosome 20, fNeoGra1.pri, whole genome shotgun sequence DNA contains the following:
- the LOC132869389 gene encoding uncharacterized protein LOC132869389, translated as MFAALCELSINTEQWNEGTEFTCQATHNSKTFKQTWSKCKAHPTSKPLIRLEKPRLVSVLTDSEVTVSCVVETMFNIQVSWLVDGKKKKNKTSTKETRLGKTVSNLTISTADWKTMQKITCIAKHPCFNKVEETIDTTEPVQRTPTVVIRRILTDGEKGDSAVLVCAARDLPSGELAITLQANEAKLSDAQYVDLPKGQDTLTARFTVSKMTQSKDQRYTCQIQQSSTNKWESNSTGNIFGDPSVELSVVSTVDKSALKTQKLLCSGTGLNPKIKWLPKSVLNDLREVTVQADGRVKVSSEISLPQQEWNNGGEFTCEVSDQDHKPVQKSTSVCAVTPASALMAQVYLLGPSISDTRAKNLVPVTCLLLGCRLKDFSIIWKVGKDNYSQNAITQTPKEHSNGTQSVQSILNVPAAEWEKDTTVSCEVKHLCSKNAQQHDISKTRAQPVTEPNITISIMTADNIVHLLCWLDGFRPKEVKVEWYKGEELLQEKSTLKVFEASSKGEKMFAALRELSINTGQWNEGTEFTCQATHNSKTFKQTWSKCKAHPTSKPLIRLEKPRLVSVLTDSVITVSCVVETMFNTQVSWLVDGKEKKDTTSTEATRLGKMVSNLTISTADWKTVQKITCIAKHPCFNKVEETIDTTEPVQKTPTVVIRRILTDGEKGDSAVLVCAARDLPSGELAVTLQANEAKLSDTQYVDLPKGQDTLTARFTVSKTTRSKDQRYTCQIQQSSTNKWESNSTGNIFGDPSVELSVVSTVDKSASKTQKLLCSGTGLNPKINWLPKSVLNDLREVTVQADGRVKVSSEISLPQQEWNNGGEFTCEVSDQDHKPVQKSTSVCAVTPASAPMAQVYLLGPSISDMRTKDLVPVTCLLLGRRLKDFSIIWKVGKDNYSQNATTQTPKEHSNGTQSIQSVLNVLAAEWEKDTTVSCEVKHLCSKNAQQHIISKTRASVNEHPPSMELLQGRDELVCLVYGFSPSAINITWLLNSVSVQREDNTSSSAKGPDGKFSIKSHLNVQAAEWAPGATYTCHVKHVTGTINRSISKTEFIEETIYFDENKSETSTLDQAEETWNMACAFIILFVISLVYGCSMTLVKVKTA; from the exons ATGTTTGCTGCACTCTGTGAACTCAGCATTAATACAGAGCAATGGAACGAAGGGACAGAGTTTACCTGTCAGGCCACACACAATTCCAAGACCTTCAAACAAACATGGAGCAAGTGTAAAG CTCATCCGACATCCAAACCGCTGATACGTCTGGAGAAACCTCGTCTCGTGTcagtattgacagattcagaagtaACAGTCTCCTGTGTTGTTGAGACTATGTTCAACATCCAAGTGTCATGGCTTGTAgatggaaagaaaaagaagaacaagACGAGCACAAAAGAGACGAGACTGGGCAAGACGGTCAGCAATCTGACCATCTCTACAGCAGACTGGAAAACCATGCAGAAAATCACATGCATCGCTAAACATCCATGTTTCAACAAAGTAGAGGAGACGATCGATACTACAG AACCTGTGCAGAGAACTCCAACAGTGGTGATCAGGAGGATCCTTACAGACGGAGAGAAGGGAGACAGCGCGGTGCTGGTGTGTGCCGCAAGAGATCTGCCCTCTGGTGAGCTCGCCATCACCCTCCAGGCCAACGAAGCCAAGCTCTCTGATGCTCAGTATGTGGACCTGCCCAAAGGCCAGGACACTCTGACTGCACGTTTCACTGTTTCCAAAATGACACAATCCAAAGACCAACGTTACACCTGTCAGATTCAGCAAAGCAGTACCAATAAGTGGGAGTCCAATTCTACAGGAAACATTTTTG GTGACCCTTCAGTGGAACTTTCAGTTGTTTCCACTGTGGATAAATCTGCATTGAAGACACAAAAACTTCTTTGCTCTGGAACTGGACTTAACCCAAAGATCAAGTGGCTCCCCAAATCTGTGTTGAATGATCTCCGTGAAGTAACGGTGCAAGCAGACGGGCGTGTGAAGGTGTCCAGCGAGATATCGCTTCCACAGCAGGAGTGGAATAATGGAGGGGAATTTACGTGTGAGGTCAGCGATCAGGATCACAAACCTGTTCAGAAGAGCACCAGTGTCTGTGCAG TGACTCCAGCTTCTGCTCTGATGGCACAGGTTTACCTGTTGGGTCCTTCCATAAGTGATACGAGAGCCAAGAATTTGGTCCCCGTCACCTGTCTGCTGTTGGGCTGCAGGCTCAAGGACTTCTCCATTATTTGGAAAGTAGGAAAGGACAATTACTCTCAGAATGCGATCACACAAACTCCTAAAGAGCACAGCAATGGAACACAGAGTGTCCAAAGTATTCTCAATGTTCCGGCTGCAGAGTGGGAAAAAGACACAACTGTTTCCTGTGAGGTGAAACATCTCTGTTCCAAGAACGCACAGCAACACGACATCTCAAAAACCAGAG CTCAGCCTGTGACTGAGCCCAACATCACCATCAGCATCATGACAGCAGACAACATCGTTCATCTGCTTTGTTGGTTGGATGGTTTTCGTCCGAAAGAAGTGAAAGTCGAGTGGTACAAGGGTGAGGAGCTACTCCAAGAGAAATCGACCCTGAAAGTATTTGAAGCTTCCAGCAAAGGAGAAAAGATGTTTGCTGCACTCCGTGAACTCAGCATTAATACAGGGCAATGGAACGAAGGGACAGAGTTCACCTGTCAGGCCACACACAATTCCAAGACCTTCAAACAAACATGGAGCAAATGTAAAG CTCATCCGACATCCAAACCGCTGATACGTCTGGAGAAACCTCGTCTCGTGTCAGTATTGACAGATTCAGTAATAACAGTCTCCTGTGTTGTTGAGACTATGTTCAACACCCAAGTGTCATGGCTCGTAGACGGAAAGGAAAAGAAGGACACGACGAGCACAGAAGCGACGAGACTGGGCAAGATGGTCAGCAATCTGACCATCTCTACAGCAGACTGGAAAACCGTGCAGAAAATCACATGCATCGCTAAGCATCCATGTTTCAACAAAGTAGAGGAGACGATCGATACTACAG AACCTGTGCAGAAAACTCCGACAGTGGTGATCAGGAGGATTCTTACAGACGGAGAGAAGGGAGACAGCGCGGTGCTGGTGTGTGCCGCAAGAGATCTGCCCTCTGGTGAGCTCGCCGTCACCCTCCAGGCCAACGAAGCCAAGCTCTCTGATACTCAGTATGTGGACCTGCCCAAAGGCCAGGACACTCTGACTGCACGTTTCACTGTTTCCAAAACGACACGATCCAAAGACCAACGTTACACCTGTCAGATTCAGCAAAGCAGTACCAATAAGTGGGAGTCCAATTCTACAGGAAACATTTTTG GTGACCCTTCAGTGGAACTTTCAGTTGTTTCCACTGTGGATAAATCTGCATCGAAGACACAAAAACTTCTTTGCTCTGGAACTGGACTTAACCCAAAGATCAATTGGCTCCCCAAATCTGTGCTGAATGATCTCCGTGAAGTAACGGTGCAAGCAGACGGGCGTGTGAAAGTGTCCAGCGAGATATCGCTTCCACAGCAGGAGTGGAATAATGGAGGGGAATTTACATGTGAGGTCAGCGATCAGGATCACAAACCTGTTCAGAAGAGTACCAGTGTCTGTGCAG TGACTCCAGCTTCTGCTCCGATGGCACAGGTTTACCTGTTGGGTCCCTCCATCAGTGATATGAGAACCAAGGATTTGGTCCCCGTCACCTGTCTGCTGTTGGGCCGCAGGCTCAAGGACTTCTCCATTATTTGGAAAGTAGGAAAGGACAATTACTCTCAGAATGCGACCACACAAACTCCTAAAGAGCACAGCAATGGAACACAGAGCATCCAAAGTGTTCTCAATGTTCTGGCTGCAGAGTGGGAAAAAGACACAACTGTTTCCTGTGAGGTGAAACATCTCTGTTCCAAGAACGCACAGCAACACATCATCTCAAAAACCAGAG CCTCTGTGAACGAACATCCTCCCTCTATGGAGCTGCTGCAGGGTCGAGATGAGCTGGTGTGTCTGGTGTACGGTTTCAGCCCGTCAGCCATTAATATCACCTGGCTCCTGAACAGTGTGAGCGTACAGCGTGAGGACAACACCAGCAGCTCTGCCAAAGGGCCTGATGGGAAATTCAGCATTAAAAGCCACCTGAATGTCCAGGCCGCTGAATGGGCACCTGGAGCCACGTACACATGCCATGTCAAGCACGTCACTGGCACCATCAATCGCAGCATCTCCAAAacag AATTTATTGAAGAGACGATATACTTTGATGAGAACAAGTCTGAAACTAGCACACTGGATCAGGCTGAGGAAACCTGGAACATGGCCTGTGCCTTCATCATCCTCTTTGTCATCTCTCTCGTCTATGGATGTTCAATGACTCTGGTCAAAGTGAAGACGGCATGA